The following are from one region of the Ruficoccus sp. ZRK36 genome:
- a CDS encoding MATE family efflux transporter: protein MNFRSRLFQESRPTLLLALPLIAGQLSYMLTALADTIMIGRLGVTPLAAATFANSLLYLPLMFCIGLTVAVSIQVSQARGANKPAQARSALRHGLVLAAAIGLVTVAGAACVVPLLPFFQQPPEVAAAAPGYFMLVAVSFIPAMGTMAFKNHADAMNRPWIPLFILLGGVAANVLFNWLLIYGHWGFPAWGLEGAGVATLLARALTLLGLALWYRQDEGLRSWTPERWVQRPDWRELRKLWSLGWPTSLQLLAEVSAFVMATLIIGTLGANALAAHQVAITCAATIYMVPVGLSQAITVRIGESYGAGRFQSLRPILAGGWTMGGLFTCFSATAFLLLNHAIAGLFIEDPDALALAASLLIVAALFQFSDAMQIISVGALRGLGEVRRPAWLSFIACWFISIPSGWVLAYPLGYGVIGVWWGFTLGLCMMALTFGILAWLRTSPALPRPPYLPTEPLSTPEPAA, encoded by the coding sequence ATGAATTTCCGCTCACGCCTCTTCCAGGAATCCCGTCCCACGCTCCTGCTGGCCCTGCCACTGATCGCCGGGCAGCTCAGCTACATGCTGACCGCGCTGGCCGACACCATCATGATCGGCCGACTCGGCGTCACACCGCTGGCCGCCGCCACCTTTGCCAACTCCCTGCTGTACCTGCCGCTGATGTTCTGCATCGGGCTCACGGTCGCTGTTTCCATCCAGGTCTCACAGGCACGAGGTGCGAACAAGCCTGCCCAGGCACGCTCAGCCCTGCGGCACGGTCTCGTGCTGGCAGCCGCCATCGGCTTAGTCACTGTTGCGGGCGCCGCTTGCGTCGTCCCCCTGCTACCGTTTTTCCAACAACCTCCGGAAGTGGCTGCGGCTGCACCGGGCTACTTCATGCTGGTGGCGGTTTCGTTCATCCCGGCGATGGGCACGATGGCTTTTAAAAACCACGCCGATGCCATGAACCGCCCCTGGATACCCTTGTTCATCCTGCTGGGTGGCGTGGCGGCAAACGTGCTCTTTAACTGGCTGCTCATCTACGGGCACTGGGGCTTCCCGGCCTGGGGGCTGGAAGGTGCAGGTGTGGCCACGCTGCTGGCGCGCGCCCTCACACTGCTCGGGCTCGCCCTATGGTACCGCCAAGACGAAGGCCTGCGCAGCTGGACACCCGAACGCTGGGTACAGCGGCCTGACTGGCGCGAGCTCCGCAAGCTCTGGTCCCTGGGGTGGCCTACCAGCCTGCAGCTACTGGCCGAGGTCAGCGCCTTTGTCATGGCGACATTGATCATCGGTACACTGGGGGCCAATGCGCTGGCAGCACACCAGGTCGCCATCACCTGCGCGGCCACGATCTACATGGTCCCTGTTGGGCTCTCGCAGGCCATCACGGTGCGCATCGGTGAGTCCTACGGGGCCGGTCGCTTCCAGAGCTTGCGACCCATTCTGGCCGGTGGCTGGACCATGGGTGGCCTGTTCACATGCTTCAGTGCGACCGCCTTTCTGCTCCTTAACCACGCCATTGCTGGCTTGTTTATTGAGGACCCCGATGCCCTCGCACTCGCTGCCTCGCTTCTCATCGTGGCTGCGCTTTTCCAGTTCAGCGACGCGATGCAGATCATCTCGGTCGGCGCCCTCCGGGGGCTGGGCGAGGTCCGTCGCCCGGCCTGGCTGTCGTTCATCGCCTGCTGGTTCATCTCAATCCCCAGCGGATGGGTTTTAGCTTATCCGCTCGGGTACGGAGTCATCGGCGTGTGGTGGGGCTTCACACTTGGCCTGTGCATGATGGCGCTGACCTTCGGCATCCTCGCCTGGCTCAGAACCTCCCCGGCGCTACCCCGGCCGCCCTACCTGCCCACCGAGCCTCTTAGCACGCCGGAACCGGCGGCCTGA
- a CDS encoding CerR family C-terminal domain-containing protein has protein sequence MPNVKNNASAQETCRKLIEAAGEIFAERGLHAATIKDITTRAGVNCAAINYHFSDKFELYAEVIRYAVASSPCGDIAFKEGTTVEERMRDHIAVQIDDMYSRTRPAWHTTLIAHELAQPTEALKAIMDELIRPRIERSNAIVRDILGSGATDKEVAYASMSIGGQCFLHTYHQEVLKYAHPKLAKSHHRDEVIDHITFFSLHALYAMRDRIREREAAKA, from the coding sequence GTGCCCAACGTAAAAAATAACGCCTCCGCCCAGGAGACCTGCCGCAAACTGATCGAAGCCGCTGGCGAAATTTTCGCTGAGCGGGGCCTGCATGCGGCAACCATCAAAGACATCACGACGCGGGCGGGCGTCAATTGTGCTGCCATCAACTACCACTTCAGCGACAAGTTCGAACTGTACGCTGAAGTCATTCGCTACGCGGTGGCCAGCAGCCCATGCGGGGACATCGCCTTCAAGGAGGGCACTACCGTGGAGGAGCGCATGCGCGACCACATCGCGGTGCAGATCGACGACATGTACTCGCGTACCCGCCCCGCCTGGCACACGACTCTGATCGCCCACGAGCTGGCACAGCCGACCGAAGCCCTCAAGGCCATCATGGACGAGCTCATCCGCCCTCGCATCGAGCGCAGTAATGCTATCGTGCGGGACATTCTGGGGTCGGGCGCAACCGACAAGGAAGTCGCCTACGCCAGCATGAGCATCGGCGGTCAGTGCTTCCTGCACACCTACCACCAGGAAGTTCTCAAGTACGCGCACCCCAAGCTCGCCAAAAGCCACCACCGCGACGAAGTCATCGACCACATCACTTTCTTTTCGCTGCACGCCCTCTACGCCATGCGGGACCGCATCCGCGAGCGCGAAGCCGCAAAGGCCTGA
- a CDS encoding amino acid permease produces MVPSSPNRKMGLFAATMLVTVNMVGTGIFLLPVSMASVGTASILGWIVASLGAGSIGLMFAFLGATDPEPGGPYAYARNTFGPYLGFQTNYVYWTANLVGNVAVATTVIGYCTAFAPALKAPALTLVGALIVVWLATVFNIMGPRVVGLLTGWSTVVAMVPLVLVAVFGWIWFDGKVFMDAWLPKGETTIGAISTSATYALWAFMGVESASVSAGVIDNPKRNIPLATLLGLIIATVLYVSTCTVLMGIIPAPELAKSDDPFSEAALRSVGQIGAWIIAGAAILKAGGSLIGWTLTISQSARAAAADGMFPRLYARTNRMGVPVFNLVISAILMSVILVATASPSLTEQFNIIIDVAIILNLLPYLYCAVAFLFSVQRRKITGRKRVGAITVTVLAIGYCLWALIGSEVRLARDAMILLFLSIPFFLIFYREATAPTPAVEEVPNKDE; encoded by the coding sequence ATGGTACCGAGTTCACCGAATCGCAAGATGGGGCTTTTTGCCGCGACGATGCTCGTCACGGTCAACATGGTCGGGACGGGTATTTTCCTGCTGCCGGTCAGTATGGCTTCGGTCGGGACGGCGTCGATTCTCGGGTGGATTGTGGCCTCGCTCGGAGCCGGATCGATCGGGCTGATGTTCGCGTTTCTGGGGGCGACGGACCCTGAGCCGGGTGGCCCCTATGCCTACGCGCGTAACACCTTCGGGCCGTACCTGGGCTTCCAGACCAACTACGTGTACTGGACGGCCAACCTCGTGGGCAATGTCGCTGTGGCCACGACCGTGATCGGCTACTGCACGGCTTTTGCTCCCGCGTTGAAGGCCCCCGCCTTGACTCTCGTCGGTGCGCTGATCGTTGTCTGGCTGGCGACGGTTTTCAACATCATGGGGCCACGTGTGGTCGGGCTGCTGACCGGCTGGTCCACCGTGGTGGCGATGGTGCCGCTGGTGCTGGTGGCGGTCTTCGGATGGATCTGGTTCGACGGAAAAGTCTTTATGGACGCCTGGCTGCCCAAGGGGGAGACGACGATTGGAGCGATTTCTACCAGTGCGACCTATGCTCTGTGGGCCTTTATGGGCGTGGAGAGTGCCTCGGTCTCGGCCGGGGTGATCGACAACCCGAAGCGAAATATCCCGCTCGCCACGCTGTTGGGGCTCATCATTGCCACGGTGCTGTACGTGAGCACCTGCACGGTGTTGATGGGGATCATCCCTGCGCCCGAGCTGGCCAAGTCTGACGACCCCTTCTCGGAGGCGGCGCTGCGCTCGGTCGGGCAGATCGGGGCATGGATCATCGCCGGGGCCGCCATCCTGAAGGCGGGTGGCTCGCTCATCGGCTGGACGCTCACGATCAGCCAGTCCGCCCGTGCGGCGGCAGCGGATGGGATGTTCCCGCGGCTGTACGCGCGCACGAACCGCATGGGTGTGCCAGTCTTCAACCTCGTCATTTCCGCCATCCTTATGTCGGTGATCCTCGTGGCTACGGCTTCGCCTTCGCTGACCGAGCAGTTTAATATCATCATCGACGTGGCGATCATCCTGAACCTGCTGCCGTATCTCTACTGTGCGGTGGCGTTTTTGTTCTCGGTACAGCGCCGGAAGATCACAGGACGCAAGCGTGTCGGCGCCATTACGGTGACTGTGCTGGCTATCGGCTACTGTCTGTGGGCCTTGATTGGCTCGGAGGTGCGGTTGGCCCGCGACGCCATGATCCTGCTTTTTCTGAGCATCCCGTTCTTCCTGATCTTTTACCGCGAGGCAACGGCCCCCACCCCTGCGGTGGAGGAAGTGCCCAACAAGGACGAATAG
- a CDS encoding AraC family transcriptional regulator, with amino-acid sequence MESFNRWFLNDTIYRTSLGKPFEHTFSCGFMSKSGWTEDVTDQYSDRFAMIYLLNGSGTYSDSHGHRLTLRAGDVFFRRPDRRHTTEVDPDSAWHECFVSVRSHWHELFRSMDLIPTGQSCFTLGPVPYLPEMTASFLQRLRSTDTPSENAQVEFDIAALMQWTLSRVREDSQADLPRRELLRTARERIRQRACEHEGLETVLAGTGLSYSRLRGLFRQAYGISPGEYRVQVRIEQACALLEATALSIKEIADRLGYSDAFAFSKQFKQHVGVSPTLFRQRRGGT; translated from the coding sequence ATGGAATCGTTCAACCGCTGGTTTTTAAACGATACGATCTACCGAACATCCCTCGGGAAGCCCTTTGAGCATACATTCAGCTGCGGATTCATGAGCAAAAGCGGCTGGACTGAGGATGTCACAGACCAGTACTCGGACCGCTTTGCCATGATCTATCTGCTTAACGGCAGCGGGACATACAGCGACAGCCACGGCCACCGACTAACGCTGAGAGCGGGGGATGTTTTTTTCCGGCGTCCCGACCGGCGGCATACCACTGAGGTCGATCCCGACAGCGCGTGGCACGAGTGCTTCGTCTCTGTGCGCAGCCACTGGCACGAGCTCTTCCGCTCCATGGATCTGATCCCCACCGGGCAGTCCTGCTTCACCCTCGGGCCGGTCCCCTACCTGCCCGAGATGACGGCCAGCTTTCTACAGCGACTACGCAGCACCGATACACCGAGCGAAAATGCCCAAGTGGAGTTCGACATCGCGGCACTCATGCAGTGGACGCTCTCACGCGTGCGGGAAGACTCTCAGGCCGACCTGCCCCGGCGCGAACTTCTCCGCACCGCCCGCGAACGCATCCGCCAGCGAGCCTGTGAACACGAGGGGCTGGAAACGGTCCTGGCCGGAACGGGCCTCAGCTATTCGCGGCTGCGGGGGCTCTTTCGCCAGGCGTACGGCATCAGTCCCGGCGAATACCGCGTGCAGGTACGTATCGAGCAAGCCTGCGCCCTGCTGGAGGCGACGGCCCTTAGCATCAAGGAAATTGCCGACCGGCTCGGCTACAGCGACGCCTTTGCCTTTTCCAAACAGTTCAAGCAACACGTGGGCGTTTCCCCCACCCTGTTCCGCCAACGTCGGGGCGGCACCTGA
- a CDS encoding cation diffusion facilitator family transporter, producing MFQTEKRALRLNIAADVLFAVSAFGFALTTRSEAILLDGIYSLVTLLFAVVTWHVADLVMQPDSDKYPFGYVVYEPLVNLFKGLLLVIVAVYALFSAVTTLLSGGTSVHTELAFFYALGATAGCIGMAVYFRRVARKTRSTLVETDAKNWVIDAVLSAAVAFAFGLSWLLTFSGHTQYLNYVDPLVVAFLSLVVLPVPARIIRDNWAQIVARAPADELVEQINALIAEAAPTDKWPQREVRVQQHGRLITAHIYFIINHGDVREFDALRARLDKTLRKEFPYLALDVSFVGDEHWAYRATGDELPNS from the coding sequence ATGTTTCAAACTGAAAAACGAGCCCTCCGGCTCAACATCGCTGCGGACGTCCTGTTCGCCGTCAGCGCCTTCGGCTTTGCCCTCACCACCCGCTCTGAGGCCATCCTGCTGGATGGGATCTACTCACTGGTCACGCTGCTGTTCGCCGTGGTCACCTGGCACGTAGCCGACCTGGTCATGCAGCCGGACAGCGACAAGTATCCCTTCGGGTACGTCGTGTACGAGCCACTGGTCAACCTTTTCAAAGGCCTGCTGCTGGTTATCGTAGCGGTCTACGCGCTGTTCAGCGCGGTCACCACCCTGCTCAGCGGCGGCACGTCTGTCCATACGGAGTTAGCGTTTTTCTATGCCCTGGGGGCTACCGCCGGCTGTATTGGGATGGCCGTATATTTCCGGCGAGTCGCTCGCAAGACCCGCTCCACCCTGGTGGAAACAGATGCGAAAAACTGGGTCATCGACGCCGTCCTGAGCGCAGCCGTCGCCTTCGCCTTTGGGCTCAGCTGGCTGCTGACCTTCAGTGGGCACACACAGTACCTGAACTACGTCGACCCGCTGGTGGTGGCTTTCCTATCACTGGTCGTGCTGCCGGTGCCCGCACGCATCATCCGCGATAACTGGGCGCAAATCGTAGCCCGCGCACCGGCGGACGAGCTGGTGGAGCAGATAAACGCCCTCATCGCCGAGGCCGCCCCCACAGACAAGTGGCCTCAGCGTGAAGTCCGGGTCCAGCAGCATGGTCGCCTGATAACCGCGCACATCTACTTCATCATCAATCACGGTGATGTCCGTGAATTCGATGCCCTGCGCGCCCGGCTCGACAAGACGCTCCGCAAGGAGTTCCCCTACCTCGCTCTCGATGTGTCCTTCGTCGGAGATGAGCACTGGGCCTACCGTGCGACCGGCGACGAGCTGCCGAACAGCTGA
- a CDS encoding glycoside hydrolase family 2 TIM barrel-domain containing protein gives MPHSFVDRQFGKTYEQPELTEINRVPMGAPHPAFPQADQALRLPREESPWWSPLDGSWRFLFRKSPEDLPEGVEGDDTTGEDWADIPVPSCWAMHGYGFPHYTNVKMPFPDEPPFAPEYNPTGVYSRTFTVDSSWQGRRIVLHFGGAESVLQVYLNGEFVGLGKDSRLASEFDITEQVKFGEENRLTAVVIQYSDASFVEDQDHWRFGGLHREVFLYSTASVYLDDFFARTDFDPTTGKGTLDLSARVELGRKLEEGWAISWQLFDQDLSPVMAEPTVLPVQTTPSSDQRDQLAPWPCPGATDSREFEGVSPWSAELPVRYRLVLSLINPDGETLESIAIWTGFRRIEIKDREFLVNGKAVLFKGVNRHEHSETGGKVIDLDLMRKDLEVMKAFNINAVRTSHYPDDPRFYDLCDEYGFYVIDEANVETHDFHNRICDDPRYLAAFVSRGKRMVQRDKNHPCIIQWSLGNESGHGANHDAMAGWIRHLDPSRPLHYEGGISRNQSHADWDDGHAVTDVVCPMYPQIHDMIEWVETNDDPRPLICCEYTHAMGNSNGCLREYFEAFEKYHGLQGGYIWEWLDHGLRETAEDGTPYWTYGGDYGDEPNAANFIADGVVWPDRTAHPGLYEFKKLAQPFAVKLVSTSPLSIAVRSKQDFRTLDYLEAVWTLKADGEELATGTLSLDGIEPGAEKVFSLSEADGHAAGFSGELLAVHLSFRLKEAEGLLAAGHEIGWEHLMLAEAALPTLDILESAPAELSEADGMRWLEGAGLRAGFCEKDGQLTHLGLPGGDNLLAAPLGFTWWRAATDNDGIKLWEDQANKPLGRWKKAGLHETTMNLTGQSVDGDGVRVQWTLSTPAHEQAGTFAQVFRMTKNGLLVENALQASTDLPDLPRIGTQFALVPGFENVCYTGLGPIENYRDRCAGAWLDRFEAKVDDFYVPYVMPQENGSRSGVRSFALCHEKTDTVVRVSAVGDTLECKASHFTDADLFAGKHTCDLKARPETWVTLDHLQRGLGTMSCGPDTLEVYRIQPGSWRWSFLLQTLGV, from the coding sequence ATGCCTCACAGTTTTGTTGACCGCCAATTTGGTAAAACCTACGAGCAGCCCGAGCTGACCGAGATCAACCGCGTGCCCATGGGCGCCCCTCATCCTGCGTTCCCGCAGGCGGACCAGGCTCTGCGCCTGCCACGGGAAGAGTCGCCGTGGTGGAGCCCGCTTGACGGCTCCTGGCGCTTTCTGTTCCGCAAGTCCCCGGAAGACCTGCCCGAAGGTGTCGAGGGTGATGACACGACGGGTGAGGACTGGGCAGACATTCCGGTGCCCAGCTGCTGGGCCATGCATGGCTATGGTTTCCCGCACTATACGAATGTAAAGATGCCTTTCCCGGATGAGCCGCCCTTTGCTCCGGAGTATAACCCGACGGGTGTGTATAGCCGCACCTTTACCGTAGACTCATCCTGGCAGGGCCGCCGCATCGTGCTGCACTTCGGTGGGGCCGAAAGTGTGCTGCAGGTATACCTGAACGGCGAGTTCGTCGGCTTGGGTAAGGACTCGCGCCTGGCCTCGGAGTTCGACATCACCGAGCAGGTCAAGTTCGGAGAGGAAAACCGTCTCACGGCTGTGGTGATTCAATACAGTGACGCCAGCTTTGTTGAAGACCAGGACCACTGGCGCTTCGGCGGACTGCATCGTGAAGTCTTTCTCTACAGCACGGCTTCGGTTTACCTGGACGACTTTTTCGCGCGTACGGACTTCGACCCGACCACCGGTAAGGGGACCCTCGACCTGTCCGCCCGTGTTGAGCTGGGCCGCAAGCTCGAAGAGGGCTGGGCTATTTCCTGGCAACTGTTTGACCAGGACCTGAGCCCGGTCATGGCCGAGCCGACTGTGTTGCCGGTCCAGACCACACCCTCCTCCGATCAGCGCGACCAGCTCGCTCCGTGGCCCTGCCCCGGTGCGACGGATAGCCGCGAGTTTGAGGGTGTGAGCCCATGGTCAGCCGAGTTGCCTGTGCGCTACCGGCTGGTGCTGAGCTTGATTAACCCGGACGGAGAAACACTGGAGAGCATTGCGATCTGGACGGGGTTCCGCCGCATCGAGATCAAGGACCGCGAGTTCCTCGTGAATGGCAAGGCCGTGCTCTTCAAGGGCGTCAACCGTCACGAACACTCCGAGACCGGGGGCAAGGTCATCGACCTGGACCTGATGCGCAAGGACCTGGAGGTAATGAAGGCCTTTAACATCAACGCGGTGCGCACCTCGCACTATCCGGACGATCCACGCTTCTACGACCTGTGCGACGAGTACGGCTTCTACGTCATCGACGAGGCCAACGTCGAGACGCACGATTTTCACAATCGCATCTGTGACGACCCGCGCTATCTGGCCGCCTTTGTCTCGCGCGGTAAGCGCATGGTCCAGCGCGACAAGAACCACCCGTGCATCATTCAGTGGTCGCTCGGTAATGAGTCCGGTCACGGCGCTAACCACGACGCCATGGCGGGCTGGATTCGCCATCTGGACCCGTCGCGCCCGCTCCACTACGAGGGCGGTATCTCGCGTAACCAGAGCCACGCGGACTGGGACGACGGGCACGCGGTCACGGATGTTGTCTGCCCGATGTATCCGCAAATCCATGACATGATCGAGTGGGTGGAGACCAATGACGACCCGCGCCCGCTCATCTGCTGCGAGTACACCCACGCCATGGGTAACAGCAACGGCTGCTTGCGTGAATACTTTGAGGCCTTTGAAAAGTACCACGGCCTGCAGGGCGGGTACATCTGGGAGTGGCTCGACCACGGGCTGCGTGAAACGGCCGAGGACGGCACGCCCTACTGGACCTATGGTGGCGACTACGGTGACGAGCCCAATGCCGCTAACTTCATCGCCGACGGCGTTGTCTGGCCGGACCGCACTGCTCATCCCGGACTTTATGAGTTTAAGAAGCTGGCTCAGCCCTTCGCGGTCAAGCTGGTCTCTACCTCGCCACTCTCTATCGCGGTCCGCTCGAAGCAGGACTTCCGCACGCTCGATTATCTGGAGGCGGTCTGGACGTTGAAGGCCGATGGCGAAGAGCTGGCCACCGGTACGCTTTCGCTTGATGGCATTGAGCCGGGGGCAGAAAAGGTGTTCTCGCTGTCAGAGGCTGATGGGCACGCTGCCGGTTTCTCAGGTGAACTGCTCGCCGTGCATCTGTCCTTCCGCCTGAAGGAAGCCGAGGGCCTGCTGGCTGCCGGCCACGAAATCGGCTGGGAGCACCTGATGCTCGCAGAGGCTGCACTGCCTACGCTGGATATTCTGGAGTCTGCTCCGGCTGAATTGTCGGAGGCTGATGGTATGCGTTGGCTTGAAGGTGCCGGGCTGCGTGCCGGTTTCTGTGAAAAGGACGGCCAGCTCACACACCTCGGTCTGCCGGGAGGCGATAACCTGCTGGCTGCTCCGCTCGGTTTCACCTGGTGGCGTGCGGCCACGGATAACGACGGCATCAAGCTCTGGGAAGACCAGGCGAACAAGCCGCTGGGCCGCTGGAAAAAAGCCGGACTGCACGAGACCACTATGAACCTGACAGGTCAGAGCGTTGACGGCGATGGCGTGCGCGTGCAGTGGACACTCTCCACACCGGCGCATGAGCAGGCGGGTACCTTTGCCCAGGTCTTCCGCATGACGAAAAACGGGCTGCTGGTGGAGAACGCCTTGCAGGCGAGCACGGACCTTCCCGATTTGCCGCGCATCGGTACGCAGTTTGCGCTCGTTCCCGGCTTTGAGAATGTGTGCTACACGGGTCTCGGTCCGATCGAGAATTACCGTGACCGCTGCGCCGGGGCGTGGCTGGATCGCTTCGAGGCGAAGGTGGACGACTTCTACGTGCCGTACGTCATGCCGCAGGAAAATGGCAGCCGCTCGGGTGTGCGCAGCTTTGCCCTGTGTCATGAGAAAACGGATACGGTGGTGCGGGTCAGTGCCGTGGGTGATACGCTGGAGTGCAAGGCCAGCCACTTCACCGATGCGGATTTGTTTGCGGGTAAGCATACCTGCGACCTCAAGGCGCGGCCGGAAACGTGGGTCACCCTCGACCACCTGCAGCGCGGGCTCGGTACGATGAGCTGCGGGCCCGATACGCTGGAGGTCTACCGCATCCAGCCAGGTAGCTGGCGCTGGTCCTTCCTCCTCCAAACGCTCGGCGTTTGA
- a CDS encoding efflux RND transporter periplasmic adaptor subunit, with product MKNIIPVSLTVGALGLGVLLAGCDRGPQAQAAAQAPLVTTVTLESEPVVLKTELPGRTSSYRVAEIRPQVSGLLEERLFTEGAEVEAGDVLYQIDPAPFEAEVASAQANLAAAQKSVEQAEASLSLAKINEERYGALYEEKAVAASERDQASTDLDVALATLAASQAAVQQAEAALKTAQINLDYTKIRAPISGKIGRSSVTDGAILTAYQAQSLATIQQLDPIYVDVPQSTAQLMELKRRVAAGHLSRGGDSVDEVELIFEDGSRYAHKGELQFQEVTVDPSTGSVIVRMVFPNPDGDLLPGMFVRVEVKEGQNDRALLVMQQGVTRNRKGEATSLVVDESGTVIQRVLDIDRSIGNRWLVSSGLKPGDRVIVEGSQRVRPGMEVEVTDFDPEANPAGNPAAQQKQPAAE from the coding sequence ATGAAGAACATTATTCCCGTTTCTCTTACCGTGGGTGCCCTTGGACTGGGCGTCCTGCTCGCTGGCTGTGACCGCGGCCCACAGGCACAGGCCGCTGCGCAGGCTCCTCTGGTCACGACTGTCACGCTGGAGTCCGAGCCTGTCGTGCTGAAGACCGAGCTGCCGGGCCGCACATCGAGCTACCGGGTGGCCGAGATCCGCCCTCAGGTCAGCGGCTTGCTGGAGGAAAGGCTCTTTACTGAAGGGGCAGAGGTTGAGGCCGGAGACGTACTTTACCAGATCGATCCGGCACCCTTCGAGGCTGAGGTCGCAAGTGCACAGGCAAATCTGGCCGCTGCGCAGAAGTCGGTCGAGCAGGCAGAGGCTTCCCTGTCACTGGCGAAAATCAACGAAGAGCGCTATGGCGCACTGTATGAGGAGAAGGCCGTGGCTGCCTCCGAGCGTGATCAGGCCTCGACGGACCTCGATGTGGCTCTGGCCACCCTCGCTGCCTCCCAAGCCGCTGTGCAGCAGGCTGAGGCCGCGCTGAAGACCGCCCAGATCAACCTCGACTACACAAAGATTCGCGCTCCTATTTCCGGTAAAATCGGACGCTCCAGTGTGACGGACGGGGCGATCCTCACCGCGTACCAGGCCCAGTCGTTGGCTACGATCCAGCAGCTGGACCCGATCTATGTGGACGTGCCGCAGTCGACCGCGCAGCTCATGGAGCTGAAGCGCCGTGTCGCGGCCGGGCACTTGAGCCGTGGTGGCGACAGTGTCGACGAGGTGGAGCTGATTTTCGAGGACGGCTCACGCTACGCGCACAAGGGTGAGCTGCAGTTCCAGGAGGTGACGGTGGACCCCTCGACGGGCTCGGTCATCGTGCGAATGGTTTTCCCGAATCCCGACGGCGACCTGCTTCCGGGGATGTTTGTCCGCGTAGAGGTTAAAGAGGGGCAGAACGACAGGGCGCTCCTCGTGATGCAGCAGGGCGTGACGCGTAACCGTAAGGGTGAAGCGACGTCGCTGGTCGTTGACGAGTCCGGGACGGTCATACAGCGGGTGCTGGATATTGACCGCTCGATCGGAAACCGCTGGCTGGTGTCCTCGGGGCTCAAGCCTGGTGACCGGGTGATCGTAGAGGGCTCGCAGCGCGTGCGCCCGGGCATGGAGGTCGAGGTTACTGACTTCGACCCGGAGGCTAACCCGGCAGGAAATCCGGCTGCGCAACAGAAGCAGCCCGCCGCAGAATGA
- a CDS encoding TIM barrel protein gives MPDTLANLKATSPLRWCFSSMGCAELTLPQIAALADSAGIGLLELRAVGGKINIPELATEDNWLARSPSELLGGSPAEVVAFNSSVWLHKPFEDGLNEIKAFAPLMAHFGAGSLRVFDGKLDLFNDPDTAWQWLDNWEKARAENGWNFSLSVETHDSLFTAEEVDILLSKGHENVTLLWDSHHTWRKKGLDPLESWDTLRPWTTHIHVKDSLPEPSAKLPYTYVKPGQGEFPLRALLDRLEADGFSGPVSLEWEKLWHAEMDPLPDALRSLGEAVSRA, from the coding sequence ATGCCTGACACGCTTGCCAATCTCAAGGCCACCTCCCCGCTGCGCTGGTGCTTCTCCAGCATGGGCTGCGCGGAGCTCACCCTCCCCCAAATCGCTGCCCTCGCTGACTCTGCCGGTATCGGCCTGCTTGAGCTGCGCGCCGTCGGCGGAAAAATCAACATCCCCGAGCTCGCTACTGAGGATAACTGGCTCGCCCGCTCACCCAGCGAACTACTGGGAGGATCCCCGGCCGAGGTCGTCGCCTTTAACAGCTCGGTCTGGCTCCACAAGCCCTTCGAAGACGGGCTGAACGAGATCAAGGCTTTCGCCCCCCTGATGGCACACTTCGGAGCAGGATCGCTGCGGGTGTTCGACGGCAAGCTCGACCTTTTCAACGATCCCGACACAGCCTGGCAGTGGCTCGACAATTGGGAAAAGGCACGTGCCGAAAACGGCTGGAATTTCTCCCTCTCGGTCGAAACGCACGACTCGCTTTTCACCGCCGAGGAGGTCGACATCCTACTGAGTAAGGGCCACGAGAACGTCACCCTGCTCTGGGACTCGCACCACACCTGGCGCAAGAAGGGACTCGACCCGCTCGAGAGCTGGGACACCCTGCGCCCGTGGACCACACACATCCACGTCAAGGACAGCCTGCCCGAGCCCTCCGCCAAGCTCCCGTACACGTACGTCAAGCCCGGACAGGGCGAGTTCCCTCTGCGCGCACTACTCGACCGCCTCGAAGCCGATGGCTTCAGCGGCCCGGTCAGCCTGGAGTGGGAAAAGCTCTGGCACGCTGAGATGGATCCACTCCCAGACGCCCTGCGCTCCCTCGGCGAAGCCGTCAGCAGGGCCTAA